The following are encoded together in the Cicer arietinum cultivar CDC Frontier isolate Library 1 chromosome 2, Cicar.CDCFrontier_v2.0, whole genome shotgun sequence genome:
- the LOC101496381 gene encoding shewanella-like protein phosphatase 1 gives MASLCLNSLVPIPPSSHPRKLTLSSSSSLLLDNNNNNNHSSIRTSTTLKPIVVTGNPPTYVSAPGRTILAVGDLHGDLKQARSALEMAGVLSSDGRDLWTGGESVLIQLGDILDRGEDEIAILSLLRSLDKQAKAKGGAVFQVNGNHETMNVEGDFRYVESGGFDECSDFLEYINNSEDDWEETFTGWVDVSERLKEDRKMSTNHWGPWNLVKRQKGVIARSILFRPGGLLASELSRHAVVLKVNDWVFCHGGLLPHHVAYGLERLNKEVSEWMRDPNTNDSNLKIPFIATRGYDSIVWNRLYSRDSPDLVDYDAKEVCSILEETLQAIGAKAMVVGHTPQTIGVNCKYNCSIWRVDVGMSSGVLNSRPEVLEIIDNKARVIRSERDRYSELEAAAYT, from the exons ATGGCATCTCTTTGCTTGAACTCATTAGTACCAATCCCACCTTCTTCTCATCCTCGCAAACTcactctttcttcttcttcttctttgcttcttgataacaacaacaataataatcatAGCAGCATTAGAACTTCAACTACCTTGAAACCTATTGTTGTTACTGGAAACCCACCAACTTATGTTTCCGCTCCTGGTCGCACAATTCTCGCTG TTGGAGATCTACATGGAGATCTTAAGCAAGCTAGATCTGCACTTGAAATGGCTGGTGTGTTGAGCTCCGATGGTCGAGACTTGTGGACTGGTGGAGAATCT GTGTTGATTCAACTTGGAGACATATTAGATCGAGGTGAAGATGAAATTGCTATCTTGTCTTTGCTGCGATCATTGGATAAACAGGCAAAAGCAAAAGGTGGAGCTGTGTTTCAG GTAAATGGTAACCATGAGACCATGAACGTGGAAGGCGATTTCAGATATGTTGAGTCTGGGGGATTTGATGAATGTAGTGATTTCTTGGAATATATCAATAACTCTGAAGATGACTGGGAAGAAACATTTACTGGTTGGGTTGATGTATCTGAAAGGTTGAAAGAAGATAGAAAAATGTCGACAAATCATTGGGGACCTTGGAATTTAGTGAAG AGGCAAAAGGGAGTCATTGCTAGATCAATCCTCTTTCGGCCTGGTGGGCTACTGGCAAGCGAGCTTTCAAGGCATGCTGTTGTGCTTAAGGTTAACGACTGGGTCTTCTGTCATGGCGGCCTTCTACCTCACCATG TTGCATATGGCTTAGAGCGGTTAAACAAAGAAGTGTCTGAGTGGATGAGAGATCCAAATACGAATGACAGTAATCTCAAAATCCCTTTCATTGCAACAAGGGGTTACGACAGTATTGTTTGGAATCGATTATATTCAAGAGACTCGCCCGATTTGGTGGACTATGATGCTAAAGAG GTATGTTCCATTCTTGAGGAAACACTGCAAGCAATTGGTGCTAAGGCGATGGTGGTCGGGCATACTCCTCAAACTATCGGTGTAAATTG TAAATACAATTGTAGCATATGGCGCGTCGATGTTGGAATGTCCAGTGGAGTCCTTAATTCAAGACCAGAG GTTCTAGAAATTATAGACAATAAAGCAAGAGTTATAAGGAGCGAAAGGGACAGATACAGTGAACTCGAGGCTGCTGCATATACTTAA